In a single window of the Syntrophorhabdaceae bacterium genome:
- a CDS encoding response regulator transcription factor, which translates to MRKDSEEIRAVIVDDERLARENLTKLLNDQRDVRIVGDAKSADEAERMIADMHPNLVFLDIQMPGGSGFDLLERLEDPPSVIFVTAYDQYAIRAFEVNALDYLLKPIDPERLKNALRRAAFRLPSFDPAGEIFSAADQVFLNTGKKSSFVSVSNIVAIFSERNYTNVYNVQGERFMVRSSLRDWERRLPGDMFVLLDRSTIINRNHVELWTLHARKAELKMTGLPEAIELGRAAYTRFKELVVAPKAKVKARGLPKDSREGPKGEEG; encoded by the coding sequence ATGAGGAAAGACTCTGAGGAGATCCGGGCCGTCATCGTGGACGATGAACGGCTTGCACGGGAAAACCTGACAAAACTCCTGAATGACCAGCGGGATGTCAGGATAGTCGGCGATGCAAAAAGCGCGGACGAAGCGGAAAGGATGATAGCTGATATGCATCCCAACCTGGTATTCCTTGACATCCAGATGCCCGGAGGTTCCGGCTTCGATCTCTTGGAACGCCTCGAAGACCCTCCTTCCGTTATCTTCGTGACGGCCTATGACCAGTATGCCATAAGGGCGTTCGAGGTAAACGCTCTGGATTATCTCTTGAAGCCCATTGATCCGGAGCGTCTCAAGAATGCTCTCAGAAGGGCCGCGTTCCGTCTGCCTTCCTTTGACCCGGCAGGAGAGATCTTTTCCGCCGCCGACCAGGTTTTCCTCAATACGGGAAAGAAGTCCTCCTTTGTATCTGTCAGCAACATCGTCGCTATTTTTTCCGAGAGAAACTACACCAATGTCTACAATGTTCAAGGCGAGCGTTTCATGGTGCGGTCATCACTGCGGGATTGGGAGAGACGTCTTCCCGGCGATATGTTCGTTCTTCTCGACCGCTCCACGATCATCAATCGGAACCATGTCGAGCTTTGGACCCTTCACGCCAGAAAGGCGGAGCTGAAAATGACGGGCCTTCCCGAAGCGATCGAACTTGGGAGGGCCGCTTACACCCGGTTCAAGGAACTTGTCGTCGCCCCGAAGGCAAAGGTCAAAGCGCGCGGCCTCCCGAAGGACTCAAGAGAAGGTCCAAAAGGCGAAGAGGGTTAG
- a CDS encoding histidine kinase: MAAFCRTPQPEWFFVVEKPQKDAMRPIHAMGRVTAGTLISMLFGIWGGAFAVAHPLLRRLGQCMDLARGIEAGCLDRRMEIKGTDEVARLGKGLNAMAQSLEESHSALEEAERLYRGIYENAVEGIFVISPEGLLLNVNPAFAHLFGYDLPAQVLGTNIADHCPGNGSILLLEELHKAGSVRDLEIVFVRHDGSQRTGAIYASADHDEEGRLVRAQGLLNDITEKKEIEGERRRAEEAQRRFVEAQLETLRYQINPHFLFNVLNSLDALSKTDPDRIAELIRQLSRYLRSTLSSRESGMVSLVQEVSIIESYLNLEKVRFEEDLVISITLPEEIGDAMIPELLIQPIVENAVKHGMKTSAIPLKIDVTCMEAGEFVRIEVANTGKWIFRDAEADKGYGGIGLENIRTRLNLTYGEHCRLKVGENNDRVMVTVEIPRRGEKEE; the protein is encoded by the coding sequence TTGGCCGCGTTCTGCAGGACACCTCAGCCCGAGTGGTTCTTCGTCGTCGAGAAACCGCAGAAGGATGCCATGAGGCCCATCCATGCAATGGGCCGGGTGACGGCAGGCACACTGATCAGCATGCTCTTTGGTATATGGGGGGGCGCTTTTGCCGTTGCTCATCCGTTGCTGAGGAGGCTTGGCCAGTGCATGGACCTGGCCCGTGGGATCGAAGCGGGCTGTCTTGACCGGCGCATGGAGATCAAGGGCACCGATGAGGTCGCCCGCCTGGGGAAAGGTTTGAACGCGATGGCCCAGAGCCTTGAGGAGAGCCATTCGGCGCTCGAAGAGGCGGAGCGCCTCTACAGAGGGATCTATGAGAACGCGGTGGAAGGGATATTTGTCATAAGTCCCGAGGGTCTCCTGCTGAATGTGAATCCAGCCTTTGCGCATCTGTTCGGTTATGATCTGCCGGCGCAGGTTCTGGGGACCAATATCGCAGATCATTGTCCCGGCAATGGGAGCATCCTTCTTCTGGAGGAACTGCACAAGGCCGGCAGCGTCAGGGACCTCGAGATCGTTTTTGTGCGGCATGACGGGTCGCAGAGGACAGGTGCCATATATGCAAGCGCGGACCATGACGAAGAGGGCAGGCTCGTCAGGGCCCAGGGGTTGTTGAATGACATTACGGAAAAGAAAGAGATAGAAGGAGAACGCCGCCGGGCAGAGGAGGCGCAGCGAAGATTCGTTGAGGCGCAGTTGGAGACGCTGAGGTACCAGATCAATCCCCACTTTCTTTTCAACGTGCTTAATTCCCTGGATGCCCTTTCGAAGACGGACCCGGACAGGATCGCGGAACTCATCCGGCAGCTGTCCCGGTACCTGCGTTCCACTCTTTCCTCACGGGAATCGGGCATGGTTTCCCTTGTTCAGGAAGTGAGTATTATCGAAAGCTATCTCAATCTTGAGAAAGTGCGATTTGAGGAGGATCTTGTCATTTCGATCACCCTGCCGGAGGAGATCGGGGACGCCATGATACCCGAGCTTCTAATCCAGCCCATCGTTGAAAATGCCGTCAAGCATGGGATGAAGACATCTGCCATTCCCCTCAAGATTGACGTAACGTGTATGGAGGCGGGGGAATTTGTCAGGATCGAAGTGGCAAACACGGGGAAATGGATCTTCCGAGACGCCGAAGCCGACAAAGGGTACGGAGGCATCGGGCTTGAAAACATACGCACAAGGCTGAATCTTACCTACGGTGAACACTGCCGGCTGAAGGTCGGCGAAAACAATGACAGGGTAATGGTCACCGTGGAAATCCCGCGGAGAGGAGAGAAAGAAGAATGA
- a CDS encoding transposase codes for MHRAETVILKLNAPTLRKRIWLNETDELFRQGCQLGLDFALGMKTSSRAKIHNAAYAAIKVLGLPSDYCRMAVNQAVQLARSHHGIRASKRKAGKPVLLKSQGIGLGTHAYTVKDGVLRVSTGKRGTYIWLPLCVPARWREKLQYIKGDARLFQRQGEWYVMFPLRIPHTPAVSNGDPTVLGVDLGVVRIATLATPKGIKVWSGKQIRTRREHFSDLRGRYQAHRRNDRVKASKGRERRWMQDVNHKLSKELVDIAAGYPNPVLAFEQLDGIRDRVRGSKRFNRMMSSWTFRDLLDKVTYKAANAGVGLVLVDPRRTSRTCPRCGHATRSNRPTQADFRCVSCGYRGNADAVASINIAAAAVNLLQQGALDTPRPGNMGRTASVAKRPDGAKV; via the coding sequence ATGCACAGAGCAGAAACGGTTATCCTCAAACTTAACGCCCCGACATTGAGAAAGCGTATCTGGCTCAATGAGACAGACGAACTCTTCCGCCAGGGGTGCCAGCTGGGCCTCGACTTCGCTCTCGGCATGAAGACGAGCAGCCGTGCAAAGATCCACAACGCGGCCTATGCCGCTATCAAGGTCCTCGGCCTCCCGTCCGACTACTGCAGGATGGCGGTGAACCAGGCTGTCCAGTTGGCACGGTCTCACCACGGTATCAGGGCATCTAAAAGGAAGGCCGGCAAACCCGTACTGCTTAAGAGTCAGGGCATAGGCCTCGGGACACACGCCTACACCGTTAAGGACGGAGTCCTGCGCGTGTCTACCGGGAAGAGGGGCACATACATATGGCTTCCTTTGTGTGTACCTGCCAGATGGAGAGAAAAACTGCAATACATCAAAGGTGACGCCAGACTGTTCCAGCGCCAGGGGGAGTGGTACGTTATGTTCCCCCTTCGCATTCCCCACACGCCTGCCGTTAGTAACGGTGACCCTACGGTCCTGGGCGTTGATCTCGGAGTGGTGCGTATTGCGACGCTGGCAACACCGAAAGGGATTAAAGTATGGAGTGGGAAGCAGATCCGTACCAGGAGAGAACACTTTTCTGACCTGCGTGGCAGGTACCAGGCACACCGGCGCAATGACAGGGTTAAAGCGTCGAAGGGCAGAGAGAGACGCTGGATGCAGGATGTGAACCACAAACTCAGCAAAGAACTTGTAGACATCGCCGCCGGGTACCCGAACCCCGTGCTCGCATTCGAGCAACTTGACGGGATCCGTGACAGGGTCCGAGGTTCCAAGCGCTTTAACAGGATGATGTCCTCCTGGACGTTCAGGGATCTCCTCGACAAGGTGACCTACAAGGCGGCGAACGCAGGGGTGGGGCTTGTCCTTGTCGATCCCAGGCGCACGAGCAGAACCTGTCCACGGTGCGGCCACGCCACGCGCTCCAACAGACCCACACAGGCAGACTTCCGATGTGTCTCCTGTGGCTACCGCGGTAATGCCGATGCGGTAGCAAGCATCAACATCGCTGCTGCGGCGGTTAATCTGCTGCAGCAAGGGGCGCTTGACACGCCCCGGCCCGGGAATATGGGCCGGACCGCTTCTGTTGCGAAGCGGCCTGATGGAGCAAAGGTATGA